One genomic segment of Fusobacterium nucleatum includes these proteins:
- a CDS encoding ABC transporter substrate-binding protein, with protein sequence MKILKLLLISILSFLLFACGEEKLEETEKVEQIFYTVMPKQEYKLNSQSYSGNERALLTQLFEGLTELKTEGVRLISVLSIEHSDDYKEWTFTLRDDLKWSDGEKITADTYLDSWLDSLENSKSDEIYRMFVIKGAEDYYNKKVDKSSVGLKIQDNKFIVSLNAPIKNFDEWVSNPIFYPIRKENANLSLDKKIVNGAFKVSSFNDDEIILERNENYWDSINTKLKEIKISLIEDGIMAYEMFPRNEIDYFGEPFYPTPFDRLNQVNTLPEKLVFPTTRYWYISIPNENKEKFFNKTEIRKLIYAVSDPEFMGKVILENDSPAIFSHPHPSSDILNKAKEDFEKIKEKSNFNFSETPYIAYFENNSLLEKKLLLSTVKEWIGQFKIPIRVTSNSESAITFKIEKYLLGTNNMNDLYYYINYKYGTNIKSDEEFLDNLPVIPLLQEYDTVLSHSNVRGLNLTPSGDIYLKYINMQ encoded by the coding sequence ATGAAAATTTTAAAATTATTATTAATTTCTATATTAAGTTTTTTATTATTTGCTTGTGGAGAAGAAAAATTAGAAGAAACTGAAAAAGTTGAGCAAATCTTTTATACAGTTATGCCCAAGCAAGAATATAAATTAAATTCTCAATCTTATTCTGGAAATGAGAGAGCATTATTGACTCAACTCTTTGAAGGTTTAACTGAACTTAAAACAGAGGGAGTTAGGCTTATAAGTGTACTTAGTATAGAACATTCTGACGATTATAAAGAATGGACTTTTACTTTAAGAGATGATTTAAAATGGTCTGATGGAGAAAAAATAACTGCTGATACTTATTTAGATAGTTGGTTAGATAGCTTAGAAAATTCAAAGTCTGATGAAATTTATAGAATGTTTGTAATAAAAGGTGCAGAAGATTATTATAATAAAAAGGTTGATAAAAGTTCTGTTGGTCTTAAAATTCAAGATAATAAATTTATAGTTAGTTTGAATGCTCCTATTAAAAATTTTGATGAATGGGTAAGTAATCCAATTTTTTATCCAATTAGAAAAGAAAATGCAAATTTAAGTTTAGATAAAAAAATTGTTAATGGAGCTTTTAAAGTTTCTAGTTTTAATGATGATGAAATTATTTTAGAGAGAAATGAAAACTACTGGGATAGTATAAATACTAAATTAAAAGAAATTAAAATTTCACTTATAGAAGACGGAATAATGGCTTATGAAATGTTTCCTCGTAATGAAATAGACTATTTTGGAGAACCTTTTTATCCTACGCCTTTTGATAGATTAAATCAAGTGAATACTTTACCTGAAAAATTAGTTTTTCCAACAACTAGATATTGGTATATTTCTATTCCAAATGAAAATAAAGAAAAATTTTTTAATAAGACTGAAATTAGAAAGCTTATATATGCTGTGAGTGATCCAGAATTTATGGGAAAGGTAATTTTAGAAAATGACTCTCCTGCTATTTTTTCTCATCCTCATCCAAGTTCTGATATATTAAACAAAGCTAAGGAAGATTTTGAAAAAATAAAAGAAAAATCTAACTTTAATTTTTCAGAAACTCCTTATATTGCTTATTTTGAAAATAATAGTTTATTAGAAAAAAAATTACTTTTATCAACAGTAAAAGAATGGATAGGGCAATTTAAAATTCCTATAAGAGTTACTTCAAACTCTGAATCAGCTATAACTTTTAAAATAGAGAAATATCTACTAGGAACAAATAATATGAATGATTTATATTATTATATCAATTATAAGTATGGTACTAATATAAAATCTGATGAAGAATTTTTAGATAATCTTCCAGTTATTCCACTTTTACAAGAATATGATACTGTTTTATCTCATTCAAATGTGAGAGGACTTAATTTAACTCCAAGTGGAGATATTTATTTAAAATATATAAATATGCAATAA
- a CDS encoding MotA/TolQ/ExbB proton channel family protein — MLHYLEVGGPILWVLVIISIGAFAVVLERIVFFARNEKNVGSNFKDEILSLVASKKLDEAIALCDTKKSCVASAVRKFLQKAPKGIDVQDYEFILKEVTNQEISPYERRLNLLASVMSISPMLGLLGTVTGMIRAFTNISKYGAGDAAVVADGIAEALLTTAAGLMIAIPVIVVYNYLNRRLEKMENEIDDVVTNIINIFRR; from the coding sequence ATGTTACATTATTTAGAAGTTGGAGGACCAATCCTATGGGTGTTAGTTATAATTTCCATTGGAGCTTTTGCTGTTGTATTAGAAAGAATTGTATTTTTTGCAAGGAATGAAAAGAATGTAGGAAGTAATTTTAAAGATGAGATACTTTCATTAGTGGCTAGTAAAAAACTAGATGAGGCTATTGCTTTGTGTGATACTAAAAAAAGTTGTGTTGCATCTGCTGTTAGAAAGTTTTTACAAAAAGCCCCAAAGGGAATAGATGTTCAAGATTATGAGTTTATTTTAAAAGAAGTAACCAATCAAGAAATATCACCTTATGAAAGAAGATTAAATCTTTTAGCAAGTGTTATGAGTATTTCACCAATGCTTGGGTTATTAGGAACGGTTACAGGTATGATTAGAGCATTTACAAATATTTCAAAATATGGTGCTGGGGATGCAGCTGTTGTTGCAGATGGTATTGCTGAAGCTTTATTGACAACAGCAGCTGGGCTTATGATAGCAATCCCAGTTATAGTTGTTTATAACTATTTAAATAGAAGATTAGAAAAAATGGAAAATGAAATAGATGATGTGGTAACAAATATAATTAATATATTTAGGAGATAA
- a CDS encoding ExbD/TolR family protein, with product MSKYKKKRESAKLDLTPLIDVVFLLIIFFMVTTTFNNFGSVQIDLPSSTIQQTDKNKSIEIIIDKDGNYHISEDGKITQVQFADLDAYLKSAKEATVSADKNLKYQIIMDVITKIKENGVDNLGLTFYE from the coding sequence ATGAGCAAATATAAGAAGAAAAGAGAGTCGGCTAAATTAGATTTAACACCACTTATAGATGTTGTTTTTCTTTTAATTATATTTTTTATGGTAACTACAACATTTAATAATTTTGGTTCTGTTCAAATTGATTTACCTAGCTCTACTATTCAACAAACTGATAAAAATAAAAGTATAGAAATTATAATTGATAAAGATGGAAATTATCATATTTCTGAAGATGGAAAGATTACCCAAGTACAATTTGCAGATTTAGATGCATATCTGAAATCTGCAAAAGAAGCCACTGTTTCTGCTGATAAGAATTTAAAATATCAAATTATTATGGATGTTATAACTAAAATAAAAGAAAATGGTGTAGATAATTTGGGCTTAACTTTCTATGAATAG
- a CDS encoding energy transducer TonB, with the protein MKKYILISLVLHLIILFGFGVMQTVQLGKDEPKNQVVPIAFVAKQTSENPGGKVLDTEEREKQSPEPPKPKVEKKPEEKKPEEKKVEKKPEKKEIESNIPSKDAKPVEKQPETTTSENTESTESTDKGESTSSDNNSSSGGGNKSSTGSGDEGFGSNFISDGDGSYIALSSKGISYQIINEVEPDYPSQAESIGYSKQVKVTVKFLVGLKGNVEKAEITQSHKDLGFDAEVMKAIKKWKFKPIYHNGKNIKVYFVKTFVFDPQ; encoded by the coding sequence ATGAAAAAATATATTTTAATATCTCTTGTACTTCACTTAATAATATTATTTGGGTTTGGAGTTATGCAAACAGTTCAATTAGGAAAAGATGAACCAAAAAATCAGGTTGTACCTATTGCCTTTGTTGCAAAGCAAACTTCTGAGAATCCGGGAGGCAAAGTTTTAGATACAGAAGAAAGAGAAAAACAAAGCCCTGAGCCTCCAAAACCAAAAGTAGAAAAGAAGCCAGAAGAGAAAAAACCTGAGGAAAAGAAAGTAGAAAAGAAACCTGAAAAGAAAGAAATAGAAAGTAATATTCCAAGTAAAGATGCTAAACCAGTTGAGAAACAACCAGAAACAACTACTTCTGAAAATACTGAATCTACTGAATCTACTGATAAAGGAGAAAGTACTTCAAGTGATAATAATTCTTCTAGTGGAGGAGGAAACAAAAGTAGTACAGGAAGTGGAGATGAGGGCTTTGGTTCAAACTTTATTTCTGATGGGGATGGAAGCTATATAGCACTTTCATCAAAGGGAATAAGCTACCAAATAATAAATGAAGTAGAACCTGATTATCCTTCACAAGCTGAATCAATAGGATATTCAAAACAAGTAAAAGTAACAGTTAAATTTTTAGTAGGCTTAAAAGGGAATGTTGAAAAAGCTGAAATAACTCAATCTCATAAAGATTTAGGCTTTGATGCAGAAGTTATGAAAGCAATTAAAAAGTGGAAATTTAAACCTATATATCATAATGGAAAAAATATTAAAGTTTACTTTGTTAAAACATTTGTATTTGATCCTCAATAA
- a CDS encoding DUF1858 domain-containing protein codes for MVTGDMNIMEAVEKYPVIVEVLQRNGLGCVGCMIASGETLAEGIEAHGLDTKAILDEINSLIKE; via the coding sequence ATGGTTACAGGAGATATGAATATAATGGAAGCAGTTGAAAAATACCCAGTAATAGTTGAAGTTTTACAAAGAAATGGTTTAGGTTGTGTGGGATGTATGATAGCTTCAGGAGAAACTTTAGCAGAAGGAATAGAAGCTCACGGATTAGATACTAAAGCTATTCTTGATGAAATTAACTCTCTAATAAAAGAATAA
- a CDS encoding phosphatidate cytidylyltransferase, protein MLLLMLVVDILALIILFFIRNKISDKKFTNIKQRIFTWFVIIILFYLGSRDRIYMLILFGIISILSFKEFLQFAYIKYDNELKIFSFIVNLIFYIGIYFKNIYILLILFMLVCIRFYKRGFIIFAFFITSYLIGSISYIDDLNFIINYLILIELNDVFQYISGNIFGERKITPNISPNKTVEGLIGGIILTTLTASLLKYFANIDFQVKFIPYICLIGFLGDIFISALKRRVNLKDSGNLLLGHGGILDRVDSLIFTAPLILLIFKL, encoded by the coding sequence GTGTTACTTCTTATGTTAGTTGTAGACATTTTAGCTTTAATTATTTTATTTTTCATAAGAAATAAGATTTCAGATAAAAAATTTACTAATATAAAACAAAGGATATTTACTTGGTTTGTTATAATTATATTATTCTATTTAGGAAGTAGAGATAGAATTTATATGCTTATACTTTTTGGAATTATCTCTATTTTATCTTTTAAAGAATTTTTACAGTTTGCTTATATCAAATATGATAATGAATTAAAAATATTTAGTTTCATTGTAAATCTAATTTTTTATATAGGGATTTATTTTAAAAATATTTATATCTTATTAATTTTATTTATGCTTGTCTGTATTAGATTCTATAAAAGAGGATTTATAATTTTTGCTTTCTTTATAACAAGTTATTTAATAGGAAGTATAAGTTATATAGATGATTTAAACTTTATAATAAACTATTTAATTTTAATAGAATTAAATGATGTGTTCCAATATATAAGTGGAAATATTTTTGGTGAAAGAAAAATTACACCTAATATAAGCCCTAATAAAACAGTTGAAGGACTTATTGGTGGGATAATACTTACTACTTTAACTGCATCTCTATTAAAATATTTTGCTAATATAGATTTTCAAGTGAAATTTATACCTTATATTTGCCTAATAGGTTTTCTTGGTGATATTTTTATATCAGCTTTAAAAAGAAGAGTTAATTTAAAGGATTCTGGAAACTTACTTTTAGGACATGGGGGAATATTAGATAGAGTTGATAGTTTAATTTTTACAGCACCTTTAATATTATTAATTTTTAAATTATAA
- a CDS encoding CDP-alcohol phosphatidyltransferase family protein: MDISIYKLKTKFQNLLMPICEKLVKLKITPNQITVTTVLLNIIFAGIIYKFSNYNFLYLTIPVFLFLRMALNALDGMIANKFNQKTKIGVFYNEAGDVISDTVFFYVFLRIIGVNEVYNLLFIFLSALSEYIGVVAVMVDNKRHYEGPMGKSDRAFLISLLAIIYFFVGNQYFDYILILSIILLIFTIYNRVKSSLRGE, encoded by the coding sequence ATGGACATTTCTATATATAAATTAAAAACAAAGTTTCAAAATTTGCTTATGCCTATTTGTGAAAAATTGGTAAAATTAAAAATTACTCCTAATCAAATAACAGTGACAACTGTTTTATTGAATATAATTTTTGCTGGAATAATTTATAAATTTAGTAATTATAATTTTTTATATTTAACAATACCTGTATTTCTATTTTTAAGAATGGCATTAAATGCCTTAGATGGTATGATAGCTAATAAATTCAATCAAAAAACTAAAATAGGAGTTTTCTATAATGAAGCAGGAGATGTTATATCAGATACTGTTTTCTTCTATGTATTTCTAAGAATTATTGGAGTAAATGAAGTCTATAATCTTCTTTTTATATTCTTATCAGCTTTATCAGAATATATAGGAGTAGTTGCAGTAATGGTAGATAATAAAAGACATTATGAAGGTCCTATGGGAAAAAGTGATAGAGCTTTCTTAATAAGTTTACTTGCTATTATTTATTTTTTTGTAGGAAATCAATATTTTGATTATATTTTAATTTTATCTATAATTTTATTAATTTTTACAATATATAATAGAGTAAAATCTTCTTTAAGGGGTGAATGA